In candidate division TA06 bacterium, the DNA window ATGGTTGTTCACTCTGAACACAGGAGGAAACGTGTCTAAGACAGATGAGAATTTGAAAGCCGCGTTTGCTGGTGAAAGCCAGGCGAACAGAAAATATCTAGCCTTTGCCAAAAAGGCCGAGGAAGATGGGAAGCCCCAGGTGGCAAAACTGTTTAGAGCAACTGCTGCCGCGGAGACCGTGCACGCACACAATCACCTTAGGGTAATGGGTGGAGTAAAATCCACCAAGGAAAACCTGTTTGAGGCAATTGCTGGGGAATCCTATGAATTCAAGAAGATGTATCCGGAGTTTCTGGAAAAGGCACAGGAGGAGAAAAACACTCAGGCGACGATCACTTTTGGGGGAGCCAACAAGGTAGA includes these proteins:
- a CDS encoding rubrerythrin family protein, whose amino-acid sequence is MSKTDENLKAAFAGESQANRKYLAFAKKAEEDGKPQVAKLFRATAAAETVHAHNHLRVMGGVKSTKENLFEAIAGESYEFKKMYPEFLEKAQEEKNTQATITFGGANKVEEIHHSLYEKALSAVEKGEDLSSGQIWVCQICGNTVEGTPPEKCPICGAPREKFVEIDGAPSADKSVIC